A stretch of DNA from Desulfofalx alkaliphila DSM 12257:
TAAAATTCTCCTCTTTGTGATGGTGGACGGCTGGTATTTAGTGGTGAAATCTTTGGTGGAGAGTTTTAGATTTTGACGCCTGGCAGTTGTGCAGGAGGAGGTTAAATAATGTCACAAACAGAGGCCATTTATGTGGCTCGGGAAGCGTTGATGATGGTGGTAATACTGGCTGCCCCCGGTCTGTTGATGGCGATGTTTGTCGGTTTATGTGTGGGTATCTTTCAAGCCACAACGCAAATTCAAGAACAAACCTTGGCCTTTGTGCCTAAGTTATTGGCGGTTTTTATTACCTTGATTATTCTTGCCGGCTGGCTGATGACTGTGGCCACCGGGTTTACCATGAAACTTTACTCCATGATACCGAACATTATGCGTTAGAGGTGGGAACACTTTGTTGCCAGACCTGTCTGTTCTGCCGGTTTTTATGCTGGTGTTTACCCGCTGTACCGGCTTTTTGGTGGCCAGCCCCCTGTTTATAATTCCAGGCATACCCCCCTTGGTGAAGGCCGGTTTTGCCTTTGTTCTTTCACTGATTATTTTTCCCACGGTCTCCCCAACGGAGGTTGACATTGCGGGCGGACTGCTGGGTTTTGGGCTGATGGTACTCAGCGAGGCAGCGGTGGGCCTGGCCATGGGGCTTATTTGCACAATTATATTTAACGCCTTTCGCATTGCCGGGCAAATGATAGACTTTCAAATTGGTTTTGCCATGTCGCAAATGATGGATCCTGGCAGTGGGCAAATGACCACGCTGCTGGGCAGGTTTTTGTTTT
This window harbors:
- the fliQ gene encoding flagellar biosynthesis protein FliQ — protein: MSQTEAIYVAREALMMVVILAAPGLLMAMFVGLCVGIFQATTQIQEQTLAFVPKLLAVFITLIILAGWLMTVATGFTMKLYSMIPNIMR